From the genome of Podospora pseudoanserina strain CBS 124.78 chromosome 7 map unlocalized CBS124.78p_7.2, whole genome shotgun sequence, one region includes:
- a CDS encoding uncharacterized protein (EggNog:ENOG503P0V8; COG:P; COG:Q), translating to MSVSVPGNATAGAQAGGGGHGAAAGGATSSVDHAVVNKMLSHYLLIVLGAVSGALLIWRVTTVLVRYVRTVTCLHNDQQRYFAKPSHNYSWFQRNILYAPIFSKRHNREFQISSALNVGTLPSRLQLFFLLAYLGTNVAFCVMTIDFSGPLGQVAALIRNRTGYLAVVNMIPLFLMAGRNNPLINLLGISFDTFNLLHRWFGRIVMLESVAHTVAWLVGNASKNGWSAAFNTAITVKFLMWGFISTCAMIALCIQASSIFRHAYYETFKIAHIALAILAVLGLWYHLDLKKLPQLKYLCAVCALWIFDRAARFLRVGYRNIGAGGTKTLVEALPGGACRVTVSMARPWDFRPGQHAYLYMPSIGFWQSHPFTVAWSDEAEQLDGEKGLPMDRHDVLYQKKTSVSFIIRGRTGFTGALYSRAAANPDGKLVTRCLVEGPYRGSHQLHSYGTVMLFAGGVGVTQAVPHVRDLVAGYNNGTVAARKVIMVWVIQTPEHLEWIRPWMTEILAMEKRREVLKIMLFVSRPRSTKEIHSPSSTVQMFPGRPNIDTLLGMEMENQIGTMAVTVCGPGALSDEVRRAVRNKQYNGAVDFVEEAFSW from the exons ATGTCGGTATCGGTTCCGGGAAATGCCACAGCTGGCGCGCAggcaggtggagggggccatggagcagcagcggggGGAGCTACCAGCAGCGTGGATCATGCTGTCGTGAACAAGATGCTTTCTCATTACTTGTTGATTGTTCTGGGTGCAGTCTCGGGAGCCCTGCTCATCTGGCGAGTTACCACAGTCTTGGTCCGATACGTCAGGACGGTAACCTGCCTTCACAACGACCAACAGCGATACTTCGCCAAGCCATCCCACAACTACTCATGGTTCCAGAGGAACATCCTCTACGCACCCATCTTCAGCAAGAGGCACAACCGCGAGTTCCAGATCAGCTCGGCCCTCAATGTCGGCACTCTTCCGTCCCGTCTTCagctttttttcctcttggCCTACCTTGGCACCAACGTTGCCTTTTGCGTCATGACCATCGACTTCTCCGGCCCTCTTGGTCAGGTTGCGGCACTCATTAGAAACAGGACCGGATACCTCGCTGTTGTCAACATGATCCCTCTGTTCCTCATGGCTGGCCGTAACAACCCTCTCATCAATCTTCTCGGCATCTCTTTCGACACCttcaatcttcttcaccgCTGGTTTGGGCGTATTGTCATGCTGGAGTCTGTTGCCCACACAGTGGCCTGGTTGGTTGGCAATGCTTCCAAGAACGGCTGGAGCGCTGCTTTCAACACTGCCATCACCGTCAAGTTTCTGATGTGGGGATTCATT TCGACCTGTGCCATGATTGCCCTTTGCATTCAGGCATCCAGCATTTTCAGACACGCCTACTATGAGACCTTCAAGATTGCCCATATCGCCCTCGCAATCTTGGCGGTTCTTGGTCTCTGGTACCACCTCGACCTCAAGAAGCTCCCACAGCTCAAGTATCTCTGCGCCGTTTGTGCCCTGTGGATCTTTGACCGTGCTGCCCGTTTCCTTCGTGTCGGATATCGCAACATTGGAGCCGGTGGGACCAAGACTCTCGTTGAGGCTCTCCCTGGCGGTGCCTGCCGCGTGACTGTCAGCATGGCCCGCCCTTGGGATTTCCGGCCCGGACAGCACGCCTACCTTTACATGCCATCTATCGGTTTCTGGCAATCTCACCCTTTCACCGTAGCCTGGAGCGACGAAGCTGAGCAGCTCGACGGTGAAAAGGGTCTCCCGATGGACCGCCACGATGTCTTGTATCAGAAGAAGACGTCTGTTTCTTTCATCATCCGTGGCCGCACCGGCTTCACTGGTGCGCTCTACAGCCGCGCGGCCGCCAACCCCGACGGAAAGCTTGTTACCCGTTGTCTTGTCGAGGGTCCCTATCGCGGCTCTCATCAACTTCACTCGTACGGAACAGTCATGCTCtttgccggtggtgttggtgtgaCCCAGGCCGTTCCCCACGTCCGTGATCTCGTCGCTGGTTATAACAACGGGACTGTTGCTGCTCGCAAGGTCATCATGGTCTGGGTGATCCAGACTCCTGAGCACCTCGAATGGATTCGCCCCTGGATGACCGAGATTCTGGCCATGGAGAAGCGCCGCGAGGTTCTCAAGATCATGTTGTTCGTCAGCAGGCCTCGCTCGACCAAGGAAATTCACAGCCCCAGCTCGACAGTACAGATGTTCCCCGGCCGGCCCAACATCGACACACTGCTGGgtatggagatggagaaccAGATCGGCACCATGGCTGTGACTGTGTGCGGGCCAGGCGCGCTGAGCGATGAGGTCAGGCGGGCAGTGAGAAATAAGC
- a CDS encoding uncharacterized protein (EggNog:ENOG503P38C), translating to MRASAPVMQGLWTAKQCHRLLRPLLAHITALKKIKERKAAVRRNSDSTQPQQSQITRGRPRKSVVLGKRDRGYPESDEEYSTKKRMTRKYSRKGSQRSPAEDSSSATTTPPRDGTVRQRNLPGARPSQDTVFPTPHLRRIRNHEQSSPVIQENRIEVTVCGHSNCVKRCRFDEELARLRSSIDPERLALFYHVVKALDSLLKKTRPDRVENIAAPRSLMAMCLRKIPAYIRWEKKEIEKDQDSQPEPQDCGVSFEIYDELEALGPAEGWKNLCLAVRAHSIQIVHEAAEEGLFDDNIVSLLIRLCHEYLPSNEFMPLIDTFIFRQYPRPALRDNDFDHCQALHPIRVIHTLGHSTDLTPNKVASLLSGGFLPSEWILTGGFRKLWHSTIARIAQMKPCDDVVELATTTLTLLCDHASPTRPRGVAQTRIRGKPQSQLVDAIGALGAVVLLSQEGKDQGAAASSSTDRTSTIRRRVQYVVDTCTKQLRHRKKEGRKLGTYLFALCSFLCVDTTTSSAVIESSWRGVLNCKGNASLMLQYDATIALLASIVQYCVRGTRLDTHMYLLQLCDKLQKLDLPRGALSNIQVDAAFRVAESTGNMRDHAFAEGLRAKMNAAATPVPEGGRRRGNFSGIKWDDVISEWVAATPGTVGGKKGVGRGSMAARSAGIGEVLDSEEESQEDHHGDEVSDENDVDAEDLVDFGEHDSEHEEPPSATEEDSIEQGTAPNSSSASEDDDDVDPTSPITEPFPSKAQQNDQSEVEDNNKENLFPENDDDDGFDQPPSSPTKLSHVVPKCLLSARPRRLSRPITRGGDELGMDLDGSSSSGKKVLVTRGSTNSWLNRNKPARFRPARPSRVSLGVGDSATDDSDDELSIL from the coding sequence ATGAGGGCGTCCGCGCCCGTGATGCAGGGGCTATGGACTGCCAAACAATGCCACCGTTTGCTCCGTCCTCTCTTGGCCCATATCACCGCTCTCAAAAAGATCAAGGAACGGAAGGCTGCAGTTAGGCGCAACTCGGATTCAACACAGCCCCAGCAGAGCCAAATAACAAGAGGCCGGCCACGGAAAAGTGTCGTGCTCGGCAAGAGGGACAGAGGATATCCCGAGTCTGATGAAGAGTACTCGACCAAAAAGAGAATGACTCGGAAATACTCTCGGAAAGGATCGCAAAGGTCACCGGCCGAGGATTCATCATCAGCGACAACCACACCCCCGAGAGATGGTACAGTAAGACAACGGAATTTACCAGGAGCCAGGCCTTCCCAAGATACCGTTttcccaacaccacatcTACGCCGCATCAGAAACCATGAGCAGTCTTCTCCTGTTATCCAAGAAAATAGAATTGAGGTAACAGTCTGCGGCCACTCGAATTGCGTCAAGAGATGCAGGTTTGACGAGGAACTAGCCCGTCTTCGTTCATCTATTGATCCCGAAAGGCTTGCGCTATTTTATCATGTCGTCAAAGCCCTGGATTCATTGTTGAAAAAGACCAGGCCGGATCGCGTTGAGAATATTGCGGCTCCCAGGTCTCTGATGGCAATGTGTCTCCGGAAGATACCAGCCTACATACGctgggagaagaaagagatcGAAAAGGATCAGGATTCACAACCAGAACCACAAGACTGCGGCGTCTCGTTCGAAATATACGACGAGTTGGAAGCCCTAGGGCCTGCTGAAGGTTGGAAGAATCTCTGTCTGGCTGTACGAGCTCACAGCATACAGATTGTTCATGAAGCTGCTGAAGAGGGACTGTTTGACGACAACATAGTGAGCTTGCTGATCAGATTATGCCACGAATACCTACCGAGCAATGAATTCATGCCGCTGATCGATACATTCATATTCCGCCAGTACCCAAGACCAGCTTTGAGGGACAATGATTTTGATCATTGTCAAGCATTACATCCCATACGAGTGATCCACACGCTGGGTCACAGCACTGATCTTACACCCAATAAAGTAGCCTCACTACTTTCAGGTGGGTTCCTACCATCAGAGTGGATTCTGACGGGAGGCTTCAGAAAACTATGGCATTCAACCATCGCCCGGATAGCACAAATGAAGCCATGCGATGATGTGGTTGagctggccaccaccactttgaCACTTCTCTGCGACCATGCCTCACCAACCCGACCAAGAGGCGTTGCTCAAACCCGCATTCGCGGCAAACCACAAAGTCAACTCGTCGACGCCATCGGAGCACTCGGAGCTGTTGTTCTTCTCAGCCAGGAAGGAAAGGACCAAGGGGCAGCTGCTTCGTCATCAACAGACCGAACATCCACCATCCGACGAAGGGTGCAATACGTGGTAGACACGTGCACCAAACAACTCAGACATCGCAAAAAGGAAGGTCGCAAGCTCGGAACCTACCTCTTTGCTCTTTGTTCCTTTCTCTGCGTCGACACGACTACCTCTTCTGCGGTGATAGAGTCATCATGGAGGGGTGTGCTCAATTGCAAGGGAAACGCCAGTCTGATGCTTCAGTATGATGCCACCATCGCATTGTTGGCATCGATAGTGCAGTACTGCGTTCGTGGGACGAGGTTGGACACGCACATGTATCTTTTGCAGCTGTGCGACAAGCTTCAGAAGTTGGATTTGCCCAGGGGGGCATTGAGTAATATCCAGGTTGATGCGGCGTTTCGCGTGGCGGAAAGTACGGGGAACATGAGGGATCATGCTTttgcggaggggttgagagCGAAGATGAACGCGGCTGCTACGCCGGTTccggagggggggaggaggagggggaattTTTCGGGTATCAAATGGGATGATGTTATTAGTGAGTGGGTTGCTGCTACGCCTGGGAcggtgggggggaagaagggggttggtcgTGGTTCGATGGCGGCACGATCAGCagggattggggaggtgttggactctgaggaggagagtcaAGAGGACCACCATGGGGATGAAGTCAGTGATGAGAATGATGTCGACGCGGAAGATCTGGTGGATTTTGGCGAGCATGATTCCGAGCATGAAGAACCTCCATCTGCCACGGAAGAAGACAGCATTGAGCAGGGCACAGCACCCAACTCTTCCTCAGCGTcagaggacgacgacgatgtggacccaacctctcccatcacggaacccttcccctccaaaGCCCAGCAAAACGACCAATCAGAAGTTgaggacaacaacaaagagAACCTTTTCCCGGaaaacgacgacgacgacgggtTTGACCAACCGCCCTCATCACCTACCAAACTAAGCCATGTTGTTCCGAAATGCCTCCTCTCGGCCAGACCAAGACGGCTATCAAGACCGATCACcagaggtggtgatgagctaGGGATGGACTTGGACGGAAGCAGCAGTTCAGGAAAGAAAGTGTTGGTGACGAGAGGTAGCACGAACAGTTGGCTCAACAGGAACAAGCCTGCGAGGTTTCGGCCGGCGAGGCCGTCGAGAGTGTcgttgggggttggggatagCGCGACTGATGAtagtgatgatgagttgTCTATTCTCTGA